The nucleotide sequence ATCGACGCAGCCGTCAAACCCGGCAAGGCTCCCGGCGCTTTCGCGCATCCCACCGTCACTGACGTGCACCCATACGTCATGCTGAACTACTTGGGCAAACCGCGCGATGTGATGACCTTGGCGCATGAATTGGGCCACGGCGTGCACCAGGTTCTAGCCGCAGGCCAAGGCGAGATGCTGTCCTCAACCCCGCTGACCTTGGCCGAAACCGCCTCGGTCTTCGGCGAGATGCTCACCTTCCGCAAGATGCTCGATGGGGCCGATACGCAGGAGCAGCGCAAGGTCATGCTGGCGGGCAAGGTCGAAGACATGATCAACACAGTCGTGCGCCAAATTGCGTTTTACGACTTTGAGTGCAAGCTCCACGACGCCCGCGGCAAGGGCGAGCTGACCCCGGACGACATCAACGCTTTGTGGATGTCGGTGCAAGCCGAAAGCCTCGGGCCTGCGTTTGAATACATGGACGGGTATGAAACCTTCTGGGCCTACATCCCCCACTTCGTGCATTCGCCCTTCTACGTCTACGCCTACGCCTTCGGCGACGGCTTGGTGAACGCGCTTTACGCGGTGTATGAGGAAGGCGGCGACGACTTCCAGGACAAGTATTTCGAGATGCTCAAGGCGGGCGGGTCCAAACACCATAAGGAGCTTCTGGCGCCCTTTGGTTTGGACGCGTCGGACCCGAAATTCTGGGACAAGGGCCTGTCGATGATCTCCGGCATGATCGACGAACTGGAGGCGATGGAGGGGTGAAAGGTCGCACCGCAGCCGGTCTTCACCACCAAGCATGACCATTTCCAACAATGAGAATACCAATCGAGAACTGGCAAGGTTTTTGGACGGACAAGAAGATGATTGGGGGCGCTACTCTTTTGCGCTCTGTCAATCCGGCCTCTTTCTGTGTCATGAAGAGCGCCTGATTTGCGCCGCAGATCAATTCTATCTGTGCACGCAGTCAAGCGGGTTGTTCAGCTACTTTGAGTTGCAATCTCGACACGCTGCCTCCGGATATGAAGCCTTTAAGGACCTCGGACTTCCCCAGTTTGCCGAAATCATAGCCCGTGCACTGAACCTGCTCGGCCTCGACAAGGTGGCAACCTCCAGACAAATAGACGACGCAATCGCATCATTATCGGACAACAAATTTGGTCATTTCTTAGATGAGGCAAAGTCGGCAGAGGCCTACATATTCGACGAGGCTGGCTCTATAGCAGACGCGATTGCCCAATACATTCGAAACAACCACGAGAAGCTGAAGCGCCTCTAAGCCAAATAGCGGTTTCCCGCCTTTCCATTTGGTCGCAAATATTCCGGGGGTTTGGGGGCAGAGCCCCCAGCCGGTCGACGCGCGCACGCGCGGCGAAATCCTCAGCCCGCCGCTTCAAACACGCGGTCAATCATCGCCTGGGTGCCCTTGGCGAATTCCAATGTGGTCGGATAATCAGCCCCCTCCCGCACCGTCCGGCAAAACGCCTCTACCTGCAGCACGTAATGGTTCACGCCGGGCCAGCGTTCGACCGTGACAGACGGCGCTCCGCCGCCATGGGTGTTGCGGTGCCAATGCAGCCGCGCCTCGCCAAAGACGTTGGGGTTGAACGGCGCGGTCAGCTTCAAGACCCCGTCGCGCCCTTGAAACGTCACCTCTTGCCGTGGATGCATCCGCATGGAGGTGACGGACGAATAGCGAAAAGACGGAAAATCCGCCGTGACATGGGCGAATACGTCCACTCCGTTTTCCCATGTGATCTGCGCATCCACCTCCGAAGGCTCCTCGCCGGTTACAAACCGCACGGACCCAAAGGTGTAGACCCCAATGTCGGGAATGCCGCCGCCGCCCGTGTCAGGCTTGTTGCGGATGTTGTCCGTCTCGGCGGAGTTGTCATAGGAGAACACCGCGTCCACCAGCACCAGATCGCCTATGCCGCCCGATTGAACAATCTCGCGGGCGCGCTGCCATTGCGGGTGGTGCACGATCATGTAGGCCTCCGCGCATAGCAGCCCCGTCTCGTCACGCAGCGCGATCAGGGCGTCGATCTCATCCGCCTTCATCGCAATCGGTTTCTCGCACAGCACATGCTTGCCCGCCCGCAACGCCTTTTCGGCCCATTCCACGTGCAGATGGTTGGGCAGCGGGATGTAAACCGCGTCAATTTCCGGGGAGGCCAGCAGCGCGTCGTAGCTGTCAAAGCCCACGCAATCCGGCGCAAATGCGGTAAACCCCGATATGTCGCCCGAGCGCGACGCAACCCCGTAAAGCCGTGCCCCCGCAGCGGCATGAATGGCCGGCCCCATGTGCTGGCGCGCAAATTTTGCAGCACCCAGAATGCCCCAATTGACAGTTTGCATGGCTGTCTCCTTTGCCTGTCTCAAATCAGGCTAGAGGCAATCCGGAAGAAGCAACAGGGCTAAGCGAGCTTTGCGGCATTGATCAACGCGCGGCTGTCTTCGACCAAGGCCGCAAGTCTTGCGTCATTGCCTTCCTTGATCACCGCATCCGCGTAGCGGTTGAACCCACGCCCGTTGTCATGCGCCCCGGCGGGATCCGCGCCATATGCCAGCAAGACCCCGATTTTGTCGGGTTCGTAGCAGGCGGCCATCATCGCCGTGCAACCCCGCGTAAATGGGGGCATGGATTGGTCGGGGAAACGGGCATGCACGTTGGCACCACGCTCCAGCAACGCCTCAATCATCACGGCGGAACCCTCCATGATGCCCTGCAGAAGAGGTGTCCAACCATAGTGATTGACCGCCTCCGTCGGCGCACCATTGGCAATCAGCACGTCAATAAGTGCAACAGTGTCCGCGCGGTCGCCACAATCCATCAAAACATGCAGTGCCGTGTAGCCTTCTGGCGTGGCGAAAGCTGCATCCGCGCCGCGGGTCAGCATCAGCTTGGCCATTGACAGCCTATTGCTGCCATGGCTGCGCATCACGCTGGCAAGTGGGAAGCTGCCATACCTGCCGAGATGCACGTTCAGTGCCGGGTCGCCGGCCAAGGCCGATTCCAGTGCGGCAACATCGTCGTCCTGAATGGCGACTTCGATCAGGTCATATGGCGGGTCCAGCGGATCTGGTTCTAATTCCGGCATTGGCATGACCGACTGAAATTCGGCGGTCAATGCCTGCATGGCTTGTGTGTCGCCCGCGGCCTCTGCCGTGACCAGCCTTGCGCTCAGCGCTTCGAGCGCTTGCGCCTGAGCCAACATGGTGCGCAACCCGTCTGCCTGATCTGTTGGCAGGTCGTCCAACGCGACAACAAGATCGGGGTTTGACCCAACTGCGCCTATCTCGCCCAACATGTTGGCCAGTGCTGAAATCTCTTGTGCCTTGTCTGCGGCTGCAAAATCCAAAATTGCGTCACGAACCTGATCCGCTGGGTGCTTATCCGTCAAAAAATGTCCTTCCATCAAACCGCCAAAATAAAATGCGCAGCGGTTTCCCGCTACGCATCGCAATCGTTCATGGCGTCATTGAGACGGAAATTAGGCTGTGGCAAGCATGCCCTTCTCGGCGGCCAACTCGCGCATCTTCTTCTGCAGCTTTTCAAACGCGCGCACTTCGATTTGGCGGATACGTTCGCGGCTGACGTCGTATTGGCCCGACAGCTCTTCAAGCGTCACGGCCTTCTCCATCAGGCGGCGCTGCATCAGGATGTCTTTTTCCCGATCATTCAGCACGTCCATGGCCTCTGCCATCATTTCACGACGGGCATCCAGCTCGTCCTTGGCCTCGTAATCGCCTGCTTGGTCGGCATCCTCGTCTTCCAGCCAGTCCTGCCACTGCGTGGCCCCTTCGCCATCCGCCGAGATCACAGCATTCAACGACGCGTCCCCGCCCGACATGCGCCGGTTCATCGAGATCACCTCGTCCTCGGTCACATTCAGATCGTTGGCGATACGGGCCACGTTTTCAGGGCGCAAATCGCCCTCCTCCAACGCGCCAATACGGTTCTTGGCTTTGCGCAGATTGAAAAACAGCTTCTTCTGCGCGGAGGTCGTGCCAAGTTTGACCATAGACCACGACCGCAGCACATATTCCTGAATGGAGGCGCGGATCCACCACATCGCATATGTTGCAAGGCGGAAGCCTTTTTCGGGGTCGAATTTCTTGACCGCCTGCATGAGGCCGACATTGGCCTCGGAAATCACCTCAGCCGTCGGCAGGCCGTAGCCGCGATAGCCCATTGCAATTTTGGCAGCGAGCCGCAGGTGAGATGTCACCATCTTATGCGCGGCTTCGGTGTCTTCCTCCTCGACCCAACGCTTGGCCAGCATGTACTCTTCCTCAGGCTCCAACATTGGGAACTTGCGGATTTCCTGCATGTAGCGGTTCAGGCCCTGCTCCGGGCTTGGTGCGGGAAGATTAGCGTAATTAGCCATTATGTGCCCCCCTTTGAGGTTCAGTTTCTTGGTTGATTTAGAAATATGAACAGGTCGGTTCAATTTCAAGATCACCGTGCGCACATAAACCGTGCGCGTTAAGTTCTCGTTAAACGTACGGTCAAAGATAATCCGTCGAAACCCAATGTAATAAGGCTTCACATACTTGTGCGCTCAGCGGGACAATTCCGTGATTAATTCGGCAAAATCTTGCGGCAATGGGGCTTCAAAGCTCAATTTTTCGCCAGAAACAGGGTGGATGAACCCCAAAGTGGCGGCATGCAAAGCCTGCCTCGGGAAGCCCCCGATCGCCGCAATCGCCGCATCGGGCAGCGATTTCTTCGCCAATTTGCGCTTGCCCCCATACACAGGGTCCCCAATCAGGGAGTGCCCGCAATAGGCCATATGCACCCTGATCTGATGCGTGCGGCCCGTTTCCAGCCAACAATCGAGCAACGACACTGTCGGCGGCGTCCCGTAGCTATCGACCACCCGCGCCCGGGTGATCGCATGCCGCCCGGCGTTCTTGACCACCGCCTGCCTTTGACGATCCGTCTTGTGCCGCGCCAAATTGGCATTCACCCGCAGCAAGTTCGACGCCTCAAAATCCACGCCCGGCATGCCACGCAGCCGCGGGTCCGCCGCGTCGGGCCGCCCGTAACACAGCGCCCGGTAATGCCGCTCCACGCTATGTTTCTCGAACTGCTTGGCCAGCCCCTGATGCGCCGCGTCCGATTTGGCGACTACCAGCAGCCCCGACGTGTCCTTGTCGATTCGGTGGACAATCCCCGGTCGTTTCGCCCCACCAATCCCCGACAGGCTGTCCGCCGAGTGATGCAGCAGCGCGTTCACCAACGTCCCGGACGGCGAGCCCGGCGCCGGATGCACCACCATCCCCGCAGGCTTGTTCACCACAATCAGCGCATCATCGTCATAAACGACATCCAGCGGTATGTTTTCCGGCGACGCCTCCAGATCCACGGCCTCCGCCACGCGGATTTCGTAGACCTCGCCCTCAGCCACCTTCGCTTTTTGATCCGTCACCACCACGCCGTTCCGCGACACCGCGCCCTCAGCCAGCAATTTGGCCAACCGCGACCGCGACAGGTTCGCCTCCACTGGCACGTCGCGCGCCAATGCCTTATCAAGCCGCTTGTCGGGGTTTTCCGAGATTTCAACGGAGATGACAGTGTCAGACATAAACGATCCTGAAGGCGGTCAGCCTGAACCTGCCAACCTGAAATTTCTGCGCCGCCTCGTCACGACGCTGACGGCGGTGATGATTGGGGGCCTTCTAGTCCTGATCGCATTGATTGTCATCAGGGTGCAGCAACCCGCCGCGACATTGGCGATCCCACAGCAGATCAATCTGCCTGGTGGCACCGTGGCAACTGCGTTCACCACCACGCCCGACTGGTATGCCGTGGTCACCCAGAACAATCAAATCCTGATCTTCGATCGCATCACGTCAGAGCTGATCCAGACCATCATCGTTGAGTGATAAGTGTGGTACCACCTCCTGGTCTCGAACCAGGGACCTCTTGATCCACAATCAAGCGCTCTAACCTACTGAGCTAAGGCGGCACACACGAGGGGTGATTTAGCGGCGACCTTGCGCGAATGCAAGACCCTCTAACGCGCTCCGGCTCAGGTTTGCGCCACTAAATTGCACCTCAAGGAGCGCGCAGTGGCTGTGACACCGCCTGAGTGTCAACTCAGCGGAGCAACGGGCCAACATCGGCCAAATATGAAGATAGCGGCGGCACTG is from uncultured Litoreibacter sp. and encodes:
- a CDS encoding DUF4375 domain-containing protein produces the protein MTISNNENTNRELARFLDGQEDDWGRYSFALCQSGLFLCHEERLICAADQFYLCTQSSGLFSYFELQSRHAASGYEAFKDLGLPQFAEIIARALNLLGLDKVATSRQIDDAIASLSDNKFGHFLDEAKSAEAYIFDEAGSIADAIAQYIRNNHEKLKRL
- a CDS encoding Gfo/Idh/MocA family oxidoreductase; this encodes MQTVNWGILGAAKFARQHMGPAIHAAAGARLYGVASRSGDISGFTAFAPDCVGFDSYDALLASPEIDAVYIPLPNHLHVEWAEKALRAGKHVLCEKPIAMKADEIDALIALRDETGLLCAEAYMIVHHPQWQRAREIVQSGGIGDLVLVDAVFSYDNSAETDNIRNKPDTGGGGIPDIGVYTFGSVRFVTGEEPSEVDAQITWENGVDVFAHVTADFPSFRYSSVTSMRMHPRQEVTFQGRDGVLKLTAPFNPNVFGEARLHWHRNTHGGGAPSVTVERWPGVNHYVLQVEAFCRTVREGADYPTTLEFAKGTQAMIDRVFEAAG
- a CDS encoding ankyrin repeat domain-containing protein, with product MTDKHPADQVRDAILDFAAADKAQEISALANMLGEIGAVGSNPDLVVALDDLPTDQADGLRTMLAQAQALEALSARLVTAEAAGDTQAMQALTAEFQSVMPMPELEPDPLDPPYDLIEVAIQDDDVAALESALAGDPALNVHLGRYGSFPLASVMRSHGSNRLSMAKLMLTRGADAAFATPEGYTALHVLMDCGDRADTVALIDVLIANGAPTEAVNHYGWTPLLQGIMEGSAVMIEALLERGANVHARFPDQSMPPFTRGCTAMMAACYEPDKIGVLLAYGADPAGAHDNGRGFNRYADAVIKEGNDARLAALVEDSRALINAAKLA
- the rpoH gene encoding RNA polymerase sigma factor RpoH, whose product is MANYANLPAPSPEQGLNRYMQEIRKFPMLEPEEEYMLAKRWVEEEDTEAAHKMVTSHLRLAAKIAMGYRGYGLPTAEVISEANVGLMQAVKKFDPEKGFRLATYAMWWIRASIQEYVLRSWSMVKLGTTSAQKKLFFNLRKAKNRIGALEEGDLRPENVARIANDLNVTEDEVISMNRRMSGGDASLNAVISADGEGATQWQDWLEDEDADQAGDYEAKDELDARREMMAEAMDVLNDREKDILMQRRLMEKAVTLEELSGQYDVSRERIRQIEVRAFEKLQKKMRELAAEKGMLATA
- a CDS encoding RluA family pseudouridine synthase produces the protein MSDTVISVEISENPDKRLDKALARDVPVEANLSRSRLAKLLAEGAVSRNGVVVTDQKAKVAEGEVYEIRVAEAVDLEASPENIPLDVVYDDDALIVVNKPAGMVVHPAPGSPSGTLVNALLHHSADSLSGIGGAKRPGIVHRIDKDTSGLLVVAKSDAAHQGLAKQFEKHSVERHYRALCYGRPDAADPRLRGMPGVDFEASNLLRVNANLARHKTDRQRQAVVKNAGRHAITRARVVDSYGTPPTVSLLDCWLETGRTHQIRVHMAYCGHSLIGDPVYGGKRKLAKKSLPDAAIAAIGGFPRQALHAATLGFIHPVSGEKLSFEAPLPQDFAELITELSR
- a CDS encoding DUF6476 family protein; translation: MTVSDINDPEGGQPEPANLKFLRRLVTTLTAVMIGGLLVLIALIVIRVQQPAATLAIPQQINLPGGTVATAFTTTPDWYAVVTQNNQILIFDRITSELIQTIIVE